The [Limnothrix rosea] IAM M-220 genome contains the following window.
GTCAATGAGATCTTTTTGGGACTGATCTGCCCGTAAATCTATTTTTGTTTTGCGTGGTGATATTGAGTCAGTCAAAGATGATGCTTGTGTACTCATGGTTTTGATGGTGTTGCATTTATCTTTGTTGATGCCCTTATTATACTGTCTGTCATGACAATGTCACTACAAATGTGGCGGCGTTTCTATTTTCTAAACCTAGCTTCTACTCACAAATTGCCTTGATAGCCTAGGAATAAGTTGATAGAGGACAAAGGTTGTGGGTTATTTTTTCGGGCAAAGCGTTTTTGGGAAAAAGGTGGGCGATCGCCCCTTTTCATTAATGTTGGCGTTGATGTTGGTGGGGGGGCAAATCTTTGCCGGTTGTTCTAGGGGGCCTCAAGTAGAAACTGGCGTTCCTGCCCCAGAAGGCGATGTCGCCGTAATGGAATCAGCCCAAGCACCCATGCCAACCGCTGCTGCACCCGATGCAGAGTTAGCGCCGCCTCTCGAACCTTCCCAAGAAAGAGATTTGAGTCAAGAAGATTACAACCTCATCGAAGACAATCCATTCTTCCTTGCCCAAACTGAACCACTGTCCACCTTTGCCATTGATGTCGATACTGCCGCCTATAGTAATGTGCGCCGTTTCCTGAATGATGGTATGTTGCCGCCGCCCGACGCGGTGCGCATCGAAGAATTGATTAATTATTTCAGCTATGACTACGCCGAACCGACTGGCGATCGCCCCTTTGCCATTAATACCGAAGTCGCAACAGCACCATGGCAACCGGCACACCGTTTGGTGCGTATTGGATTACAAGGCGAAAAAATTGACAGCGAAGCCTTACCGCCAAATAATTTAGTCTTTTTGTTCGACGTGTCCGGCTCGATGAATGACCCGGACAAATTGCCGCTCTTAAAATCGGGTTTTCGCTTACTCATTAACGAATTGCGCCCAGAAGATCGCATCTCCATCGTGGTCTACGCCGGAGCCGCCGGATTGGTTTTACCACCAACCTCTGGTGCTGAGAAAGACACGATTTTAGCAGCCCTCGAAAAATTAGAAGCAGGCGGTTCGACAGCAGGGGGCGAAGGAATTGAGTTGGCTTACGAGCAAGCGGCGGAGAATTTTATCAAAGACGGTAATAACCGCGTCATTTTGGCAACAGACGGTGACTTTAATGTTGGTATGTCCAATGATGCAGCGTTAGTTCGATTAATCGAAGAGAAGCGAGAACAGGATATTTTTCTCACGGTTTTGGGCTTTGGGTCGGGTAATCTCAAGGACGCAAAAATGGAACAACTCGCCAACAATGGCAACGGTAACTATGCCTATATCGACAGCATTCTCGAAGCGAAAAAAGTCCTTGTAACCGAGATGGGCGGCACGTTGCTGACCCTCGCGAAAGACGTAAAAATTCAGGTGGAATTTAACCCCAATGTGGTGCAGGCGTATCGATTGATTGGCTACGAAAATCGCTTATTAGCCGCCCAAGATTTTAATGATGATACAAAAGATGCTGGCGAACTCGGTGCTGGTCATCAGGTGACAGCGCTCTATGAGGTTGTGCCTGTCGGTGTAGATTCGCCGATCGCCTTACCGGAAGTAGACGCTCTGAAATATCAAGAAACTGCTGCAACAACTTCTGATTTTAGTGGTGAATTAATGCAACTAAAATTGCGCTACAAACAACCCACGGGCGATGAGTCGCAGCTAATTACGACGGCGATCGCCAACCAGACCCAATCATGGCAAGAAACATCTGATAATTTCAAATTTGCAGCGGCAGTGGCCGAATTTGGCATGTTATTGCGGGAGTCGGAATATCGTGGCGAGAGTAATTTTGATCAAGTAATCGAGCTGGCTCAGTCTGCAAAAGGCT
Protein-coding sequences here:
- a CDS encoding vWA domain-containing protein gives rise to the protein MGYFFGQSVFGKKVGDRPFSLMLALMLVGGQIFAGCSRGPQVETGVPAPEGDVAVMESAQAPMPTAAAPDAELAPPLEPSQERDLSQEDYNLIEDNPFFLAQTEPLSTFAIDVDTAAYSNVRRFLNDGMLPPPDAVRIEELINYFSYDYAEPTGDRPFAINTEVATAPWQPAHRLVRIGLQGEKIDSEALPPNNLVFLFDVSGSMNDPDKLPLLKSGFRLLINELRPEDRISIVVYAGAAGLVLPPTSGAEKDTILAALEKLEAGGSTAGGEGIELAYEQAAENFIKDGNNRVILATDGDFNVGMSNDAALVRLIEEKREQDIFLTVLGFGSGNLKDAKMEQLANNGNGNYAYIDSILEAKKVLVTEMGGTLLTLAKDVKIQVEFNPNVVQAYRLIGYENRLLAAQDFNDDTKDAGELGAGHQVTALYEVVPVGVDSPIALPEVDALKYQETAATTSDFSGELMQLKLRYKQPTGDESQLITTAIANQTQSWQETSDNFKFAAAVAEFGMLLRESEYRGESNFDQVIELAQSAKGSDLEGYRSEFIQLARTAQALKF